In a genomic window of Candidatus Aminicenantes bacterium:
- a CDS encoding protein kinase, with amino-acid sequence PSAVHRLPIPQVLDIATQIARGLSAAHAKGIVHRDIKPANIFITNEGVVKILDFGIAKLAGGQTKLTKTGSTMGTAAYMSPEQTSGKEVDQRTDIWSLGVILYEMLSGETPFKGEYMQAVVYAILNEEPKPLGNARSVMPAGLDLVITKALSKDPKNRYQNMNDLAANLKAAAEGTQLIIAGTKGFWANIFSKKTLYLSSAAAALALLLALDVGGIRGRLFSPRGSVPGIVRMAVLPFANLSNDPQQEYFSDGLTQEMISQLGKLHPQSLSVIARTSVMRYKKSDAPIDQIGRELGVDYVLEGSARREGSRVRVTAELIQVKGQAQLWADTYEREMSGILGLQSDVAGKVAGALAIRLLPSEKAQLAEARPVNPEAHEAYLQGFFHWIKMTPGDLDIAERYFDLSLEKDPSYAPAYVGRAFIWVVRNQFGLAPPEQAGPKAKAAALRAIELDENLAGAHEALATVRTWIDWDWDGARESWRRTLEINPNVANAQALYSHFLMIMGHGEEALNHSERAVVLDPFNPLVHSFHAFVLYWQRRHDEAISAAREALRIQPGFPLATNALWWIMHELKGMEKETLEAAKACERVIYNDPRIDAALDEGYAQGGYAEAMKRAAEALIARLPKAYSMPSDIAIFYAMAGEKDKALDWLEKGFEVRDPALPYLGYPCFDILRPDPRFQDLMRRMKLPMSEKK; translated from the coding sequence ACCGTCTGCCGTCCACCGTCTGCCGATCCCCCAAGTGCTCGACATAGCCACCCAGATCGCCAGGGGGCTGTCAGCGGCCCACGCCAAGGGCATCGTCCACCGCGACATCAAGCCGGCCAATATTTTCATCACTAACGAAGGAGTGGTCAAGATCCTGGACTTCGGCATCGCCAAACTGGCCGGCGGCCAGACCAAGCTGACCAAGACGGGCTCCACCATGGGCACGGCGGCCTACATGTCCCCCGAGCAGACCTCGGGAAAGGAGGTGGACCAGCGCACCGACATCTGGTCGCTGGGCGTCATTCTCTACGAGATGCTGTCGGGCGAAACGCCGTTCAAGGGCGAGTACATGCAGGCGGTGGTCTATGCCATCCTCAACGAGGAGCCCAAGCCCCTGGGCAATGCCCGCTCCGTCATGCCTGCCGGCCTGGACCTTGTCATCACCAAAGCCCTGTCCAAGGACCCGAAGAACCGCTACCAGAACATGAACGACCTAGCCGCGAACCTGAAGGCGGCAGCCGAAGGCACGCAGCTAATTATAGCCGGGACCAAAGGGTTCTGGGCGAACATTTTTTCAAAAAAAACACTCTACCTTTCGTCCGCGGCTGCCGCGCTGGCGCTTCTCCTGGCGCTCGACGTCGGGGGCATCCGCGGCCGCCTGTTCAGTCCGAGGGGCAGCGTTCCAGGCATCGTCCGGATGGCGGTGCTGCCGTTCGCCAACCTGAGCAACGACCCGCAGCAGGAATACTTCAGCGACGGCCTCACCCAGGAGATGATCAGCCAGCTCGGGAAACTGCACCCGCAGAGCCTGAGCGTTATCGCCCGCACCTCGGTGATGCGTTATAAAAAAAGTGATGCACCCATCGACCAGATCGGCCGCGAGCTCGGGGTGGACTACGTTCTGGAAGGGAGCGCCCGGCGCGAGGGAAGCCGGGTCAGGGTCACGGCTGAGCTCATCCAGGTGAAGGGCCAGGCGCAGCTGTGGGCCGACACGTACGAACGCGAGATGTCGGGTATCCTGGGCCTGCAGAGCGATGTGGCCGGGAAGGTCGCCGGCGCCCTGGCCATCCGGCTGCTGCCCTCGGAGAAGGCGCAGCTGGCCGAGGCGCGCCCCGTCAATCCCGAGGCCCACGAAGCCTACCTCCAGGGCTTCTTCCATTGGATAAAGATGACGCCCGGGGATCTGGACATCGCCGAGAGGTACTTCGACCTGTCCCTCGAAAAGGACCCCTCCTACGCACCGGCCTACGTCGGGCGCGCCTTTATCTGGGTCGTCCGCAACCAATTTGGTCTCGCGCCGCCCGAGCAGGCGGGACCGAAGGCCAAGGCCGCGGCGCTGCGGGCCATCGAGCTGGACGAAAATCTTGCCGGCGCCCACGAGGCTCTGGCTACGGTCAGGACATGGATCGATTGGGATTGGGACGGCGCCCGGGAATCCTGGCGGAGAACCCTCGAGATCAATCCCAACGTCGCGAACGCGCAGGCATTGTACTCCCACTTCCTGATGATCATGGGGCATGGCGAGGAGGCCCTGAATCACAGCGAACGGGCCGTTGTGCTCGACCCGTTCAACCCGCTTGTCCACAGCTTTCATGCGTTCGTCCTGTATTGGCAGCGGCGCCACGACGAGGCCATCTCGGCGGCGAGGGAAGCCCTGCGCATTCAACCGGGCTTTCCCCTCGCCACGAATGCGCTCTGGTGGATCATGCACGAATTGAAGGGAATGGAGAAAGAGACCCTCGAAGCTGCCAAAGCCTGTGAAAGAGTTATTTATAACGACCCGAGAATCGACGCGGCGCTCGATGAAGGCTATGCTCAAGGAGGATATGCCGAGGCGATGAAGCGCGCGGCCGAAGCCCTGATCGCCCGCCTTCCCAAGGCATACAGTATGCCGAGCGATATCGCAATCTTTTACGCCATGGCCGGGGAGAAGGACAAGGCTTTGGATTGGCTGGAGAAAGGTTTTGAGGTCCGTGATCCGGCGTTGCCGTACCTCGGGTACCCCTGTTTCGACATCCTTCGCCCCGACCCGCGCTTCCAGGACCTGATGCGGCGCATGAAACTCCCAATGAGCGAGAAAAAATGA